A genomic segment from Chitinophaga flava encodes:
- a CDS encoding tagaturonate reductase: MLHTLNKEYILSSANSGVHEKNFHFPEKILQFGTGVLLRGLVDYLVDKANRNGVYEGRIVVVKSTDGDTTEFSSQDSLFTTHIKGIAQGELVDQVLINSSISRVLQSNADWQAVLETVQQPALQTIISNTTEVGIQYVPEKIGASAPASFPGKLLAVLKERYDYFQGRANTGFVIVPTELVVDNGRLLKEIVLKLAAYNDMPAAFIQWIETDNHFCNSLVDRIVPGKPRNLAEIEQQAGYTDKLWIEVEPFLLWAIEGDEHIRSVLGFHKTDERMLITPSIVPFREQKLRILNGSHTAAVPLAFLSGLNTVYECMQDEYMRHFFHEVILREILPTIQDTCPQATSFAQDVLDRFANPFIAHKLISITFQESSKMNARNVRTLVRYYHQYKTIPEYMSLGFAAMVLFLKPTRVEDGKYFGMRGTEEYTITDDNAAIFAAHWASYTSVLQLAERVCADEKLWESDLATIPHFAETVAVHLEELMKNGVKNFMQLQQQKN; the protein is encoded by the coding sequence ATGCTGCATACATTAAATAAAGAGTATATATTAAGCAGTGCAAATTCCGGCGTTCATGAAAAAAACTTCCATTTCCCGGAAAAGATCCTGCAGTTTGGTACCGGTGTGCTGTTGCGCGGACTGGTAGATTATCTGGTTGACAAGGCCAACCGTAATGGTGTTTATGAAGGCCGTATTGTGGTGGTAAAGTCTACCGATGGGGATACTACCGAATTCAGCAGCCAGGACAGCCTTTTTACCACGCATATCAAAGGAATTGCCCAGGGAGAACTGGTTGACCAGGTACTGATTAATTCTTCTATTAGCCGGGTTTTGCAATCGAATGCAGATTGGCAGGCTGTGCTGGAAACGGTTCAGCAGCCGGCGTTGCAAACCATCATCTCCAATACCACGGAAGTAGGCATCCAGTATGTACCGGAGAAAATCGGGGCGTCAGCACCGGCTTCTTTCCCCGGCAAATTACTGGCAGTGCTGAAAGAGCGGTACGACTACTTCCAGGGCCGTGCCAACACGGGTTTTGTGATAGTGCCTACTGAACTGGTGGTAGACAATGGGCGTTTATTAAAAGAAATCGTATTAAAGCTGGCAGCTTATAACGACATGCCAGCTGCTTTCATACAATGGATTGAAACAGACAATCACTTCTGTAATTCACTGGTAGACCGTATTGTGCCGGGTAAACCCCGTAATCTGGCGGAGATAGAGCAGCAGGCTGGATACACAGACAAACTGTGGATTGAAGTGGAACCTTTCCTGTTGTGGGCGATAGAGGGAGATGAACATATACGGTCTGTACTGGGTTTTCATAAGACTGATGAGCGGATGCTGATTACACCCAGCATTGTTCCATTCAGGGAGCAGAAACTCCGTATTCTGAATGGTAGTCATACGGCGGCGGTGCCACTGGCCTTCCTTTCAGGATTAAATACAGTATATGAATGTATGCAGGATGAATACATGCGGCATTTCTTCCATGAAGTGATACTCCGGGAGATACTGCCTACTATCCAGGATACCTGTCCGCAAGCCACCAGCTTCGCACAGGACGTACTGGACCGTTTTGCCAATCCATTCATCGCACACAAGCTCATCAGCATTACTTTCCAGGAAAGTTCCAAAATGAATGCGCGTAATGTGCGTACACTCGTGCGTTATTATCATCAATATAAAACCATACCCGAATACATGAGTCTTGGCTTCGCAGCCATGGTGCTGTTTTTGAAGCCCACCCGTGTTGAAGATGGTAAATACTTCGGTATGCGTGGTACAGAAGAATACACGATCACTGATGATAACGCCGCCATTTTTGCTGCCCACTGGGCCAGTTATACTTCAGTCCTGCAACTGGCAGAGCGGGTATGTGCAGATGAGAAACTGTGGGAGTCAGATCTGGCTACTATTCCTCATTTTGCGGAAACAGTGGCTGTCCACCTCGAAGAACTGATGAAAAACGGTGTGAAAAACTTTATGCAACTGCAGCAACAAAAAAACTAA
- the uxaC gene encoding glucuronate isomerase — MKGFLTEDFLLQTETAKRLYFDYAQSMPVIDYHNHLPPDEIAQNKVFENLTAIWLRGDHYKWRAMRANGVAETFITGNADDYTKFRHWAATTPYTMRNPLYHWSHMELKNPFGITDLLSEATAPKIWEQANERLPQLSTQALLQHFKVEVVCTTDDPTDSLEHHRAVAHQPFSTRVLPTFRPDKAMAVENPGMFNAFVDKLAEVTNKDIRSYNDLVEALRLRHDYFHEMGGRLSDHGINTFSFAAYTQKELDNIFSQARQNQPATAHESEQFKTALLLQICEWNHEKGWAQQFHAGAIRNNNSRLLQLLGADAGVDSIGDWNMASAMSAFFNELDKKDKLAKTILYNLNPAWNEVFATMAGNFQDGTVPGKIQFGSGWWFLDQKDGMEKQINTLSNMGLLSRFVGMLTDSRSFLSFPRHEYFRRILCNLIGRDVENGELPNDIPWLGKMVQDICYYNAKAYFDF, encoded by the coding sequence ATGAAGGGATTTCTGACCGAAGATTTTTTACTGCAAACAGAAACTGCTAAACGACTATATTTTGATTATGCACAGTCTATGCCGGTGATAGATTATCATAATCACCTGCCTCCGGACGAAATAGCCCAAAATAAGGTGTTTGAGAACCTCACTGCCATCTGGCTAAGGGGCGATCATTACAAATGGCGCGCTATGCGTGCCAATGGAGTGGCGGAAACGTTTATCACAGGCAACGCTGATGACTATACGAAATTCAGACATTGGGCGGCTACCACACCCTATACCATGCGTAACCCGCTCTATCACTGGTCGCATATGGAATTGAAAAATCCTTTCGGTATCACGGATCTCCTGAGCGAAGCCACTGCACCTAAAATCTGGGAACAGGCCAATGAAAGGCTGCCACAACTCTCTACCCAGGCCCTGCTGCAACATTTTAAAGTGGAAGTGGTATGTACCACCGATGACCCTACTGATTCGCTGGAACATCACCGGGCGGTAGCGCATCAGCCTTTTAGTACCCGCGTGTTGCCTACTTTCCGGCCAGACAAAGCCATGGCTGTGGAAAACCCGGGCATGTTCAACGCTTTTGTGGATAAGCTGGCGGAAGTAACTAACAAAGACATACGGTCTTATAATGATCTGGTGGAAGCCCTGCGCCTGCGACATGATTATTTCCACGAAATGGGCGGGCGGCTGAGCGACCATGGTATTAATACCTTCAGCTTTGCGGCTTACACGCAAAAAGAGCTGGACAATATTTTCTCCCAGGCCCGGCAAAACCAGCCTGCCACCGCTCATGAAAGCGAGCAGTTTAAGACGGCTCTGCTGCTGCAGATCTGCGAATGGAATCACGAAAAAGGCTGGGCACAGCAGTTTCATGCTGGCGCCATCCGTAACAACAATTCCCGTTTGCTTCAGCTGCTGGGTGCAGATGCAGGTGTGGACTCCATCGGCGACTGGAACATGGCATCAGCTATGAGTGCCTTCTTTAACGAACTGGATAAGAAAGATAAACTGGCAAAGACCATCCTCTATAATCTCAATCCGGCCTGGAATGAAGTGTTTGCCACTATGGCGGGCAATTTCCAGGATGGCACCGTGCCTGGTAAAATCCAGTTCGGGTCTGGCTGGTGGTTCCTCGACCAGAAAGATGGTATGGAGAAACAAATCAATACCCTGAGCAATATGGGATTGCTGAGCCGTTTTGTAGGTATGCTGACAGATTCCAGGAGTTTTCTATCTTTTCCCCGCCATGAATATTTTCGTCGTATTTTGTGCAATCTCATTGGCCGTGATGTGGAAAACGGTGAATTGCCCAACGACATTCCGTGGTTAGGGAAGATGGTCCAGGATATTTGTTACTACAACGCTAAAGCATATTTTGATTTTTAG
- the mnmA gene encoding tRNA 2-thiouridine(34) synthase MnmA — translation MSKHGKVLVAMSGGIDSTVTALMLHEQGYEVVGITMKTWDYASAGSSKKETGCCNLDSFNDARAAAVHHGFPHFVLDIRDEFGDFVINNFVDEYIAGRTPNPCVLCNTHIKWRALMKRADAMDCDFIATGHYGQIRRHDNGRMVISKGIDETKDQSYVLWGIQQDVLSRTLLPLGKYRKTEIRQMAFDFGYPELAKKAESYEICFVPDNDYRGFLKRKVDGLEERVNGGNFVLADGTIVGKHKGYPFYTIGQRKGLDIALGRPVFVTEIIPETNTVVLGNEDELRKNEMFVSGLNMGKYETITDGFEAITKIRYKDPGALSTLYNEDGKVKVNFFEDVKGIAPGQSAVFYEGDDVIGGGIIQRGPITL, via the coding sequence ATGAGCAAGCATGGTAAAGTGCTGGTGGCCATGAGCGGTGGTATCGACAGTACCGTTACAGCGCTGATGTTGCATGAACAGGGCTATGAAGTGGTGGGCATCACCATGAAAACCTGGGATTATGCTTCTGCTGGTTCCAGTAAGAAGGAAACCGGCTGCTGTAACCTCGACTCTTTCAATGATGCCCGCGCAGCCGCGGTACATCATGGATTTCCACATTTTGTGCTGGACATCCGCGACGAATTCGGGGACTTTGTCATCAATAACTTCGTAGACGAATATATTGCAGGACGTACTCCCAACCCCTGTGTGCTGTGCAATACCCATATCAAATGGCGCGCCCTGATGAAACGGGCCGATGCCATGGACTGTGATTTTATTGCTACCGGACACTACGGTCAGATCCGCCGCCACGACAACGGCCGCATGGTAATCAGCAAAGGCATCGACGAAACAAAAGACCAGAGTTATGTGCTGTGGGGCATCCAGCAGGATGTACTTTCCCGCACCCTCCTTCCTTTGGGTAAATACCGCAAAACAGAAATCAGGCAGATGGCCTTCGACTTCGGATACCCCGAACTCGCCAAAAAAGCAGAAAGCTATGAAATCTGCTTCGTGCCCGACAACGACTACCGCGGATTCCTCAAAAGGAAAGTAGATGGCCTGGAAGAAAGAGTCAACGGCGGCAATTTTGTGCTCGCTGACGGCACTATCGTGGGTAAACACAAAGGTTACCCCTTCTACACCATCGGTCAGCGTAAAGGCCTCGATATCGCCCTCGGACGCCCTGTGTTCGTCACCGAAATCATTCCGGAAACCAACACCGTCGTTCTCGGCAACGAAGATGAACTGAGGAAAAACGAAATGTTTGTAAGCGGCCTCAACATGGGTAAATACGAAACCATCACCGACGGTTTCGAAGCCATTACCAAAATACGGTATAAAGATCCCGGCGCACTGAGCACCCTTTACAACGAAGACGGTAAAGTAAAAGTCAATTTCTTCGAAGACGTGAAAGGCATAGCCCCCGGGCAATCCGCCGTATTCTACGAAGGCGACGACGTAATCGGCGGTGGTATCATCCAACGCGGCCCGATCACATTATAA
- a CDS encoding GNAT family N-acetyltransferase: MHPLPNIFPELHTQRLDLIELQPSHAADILELFGDQRVTEYYHVMPLKSILDAERVITYFHHRYKDQLGIRWGITLKGQSKLIGTIGFNSFPQIHRGVIVYALAHPYWGRGLMTEAILEMVRFGFRELQLSRIEAEVMPANIPSERVLVKNGFHQEGTLKKWMEWDGRLFDINMWALVKE, encoded by the coding sequence ATGCACCCACTACCGAATATATTCCCTGAACTCCACACCCAAAGGCTGGACCTGATCGAACTGCAACCCTCCCATGCCGCTGATATTCTCGAACTCTTCGGAGATCAACGCGTCACGGAATATTACCATGTCATGCCGCTCAAAAGCATACTGGACGCAGAAAGAGTAATCACCTACTTCCATCACCGCTATAAAGACCAGCTGGGCATCCGGTGGGGCATCACCCTCAAAGGTCAATCCAAACTCATCGGTACCATCGGCTTCAACAGCTTCCCCCAAATACACCGCGGCGTCATTGTATACGCCCTCGCCCATCCCTACTGGGGCCGTGGCCTCATGACCGAAGCCATCCTCGAAATGGTCAGATTCGGCTTCCGGGAATTACAGCTCAGTCGCATCGAAGCAGAAGTAATGCCCGCCAACATACCTTCTGAGAGAGTGCTCGTTAAAAACGGTTTCCATCAGGAAGGAACGCTTAAAAAATGGATGGAATGGGACGGACGGCTGTTTGATATTAATATGTGGGCGCTGGTGAAAGAGTGA